In Gossypium arboreum isolate Shixiya-1 chromosome 6, ASM2569848v2, whole genome shotgun sequence, the following are encoded in one genomic region:
- the LOC128293774 gene encoding uncharacterized protein LOC128293774 — translation MDQKRKEFLELKQGRMTVTQYGREFVRLSKYARECVSTEAIMYKRFEDGLNEYIQMFVGMLELKEFVVLVERACTARELAKEKRKAKSKARDSRKRPMSKSFQSTSKKFRDFNSRSHDFVGFPNRNKDKHYLGTKAQTTSIATMVGNGRPSRLECPHCSPDHFIRECPKMTENERYQSARSSNTAGHGRPQKNLGNRASSKSAPKESTVRPKGRAPARTYAIRAREKASSLNVIIGTFSIYDTTVIVLIDLGSTHSYICMKLVSSMSMLVEPTKFMIKVSNPLGKCVLVDKVCRNFLLMIRGHCFPANLMLLPFDEM, via the exons atggatcagaaGAGAAAGGAGTTCcttgagttgaagcaaggtagaaTGACAGTAACTCAATACgggcgtgagtttgtgagacttagcaaatacgctcgagaatgtgtgtcGACTGAAGCCATTATGTACAAGAGGTTTGAGGACGGATTAAACGAATACATTCAGATGTTTGTTGGTATGCTTGAACTGAAAGAGTTCGTGGTACTAGTCGAAAGAGCTTGTACGGCTagggaattggccaaagagaagagaaaagctaagTCTAAGGCTAGAGACTCAAGGAAAAGGCctatgagcaagtcatttcagtctacatcaaAGAAGTTTAGGGATTTCAATTCTCGCTCTCATGATTTTGTTGGGTTCCCGAACAGAAATAAAGATAAACATTACTTGGGTACTAAGGCCCAGACCACCTCGATTGCTACTATGGTGGGTAATGGTCGGCCAAGTAGGCTGGAATGTCCACATTG TTCTCCAGACCACTTTATTAGAGAGTGCCCCAAGATGACAGAGAATGAGAGATATCAAAGTGCAAGATCGAGTAACACTGCTGGCCATGGTAGACCCCAGAAAAATCTGGGTAATAGAGCAAGCAGTAAAAGTGCCCCTAAAGAGTCTACTGTGAGACCCAAAGGCAGAGCTCCTGCAAGGACATACGCCATTCGCGCTCGTGAAAAGGCTTCATCCCTGAATGTGATTATTGGTACATTCTCTATCTATGATACTACTGTTATTGTTTTGATTGATCTGGGatctacccattcctatatttgtatgaaattggtgtctagtatgagcaTGCTTGTTGAGCCTACTAAATTTATGATAAAAGtttcaaacccgttaggcaaatgtgtgctagttgacaaagtatgtaggaATTTCCTTTTGATGATTAGAGgacactgttttccggctaacctcatgcttttgccatttgatgagatGTAA